CTCAGGTTGTCAGTAAACGCATCCACAAAGTTGTGGCGCAGCGTCAGCTGGTGGTCGGGGCTGATGTTCCAGTCCAGGCGGGCAAACGCTTTGTTGCTTTCCGTCTGGTTGGTGAAGTCGCCGTAGCTGCCGGGGTCGTAGTTGTAGTTCTGGAGCAGGAACTGGCGCACCCGCTCTGCTTCTACGGCCGTAATGTTGGAATAGCCGGGGGTACCGGAAGCCACACCATCCGGACGAATGCGGGTCAGGATAGGCTCGCTACGACGGGCAATTTCACCGTTTACAAAGAAGAACAGCTTGTCCTTGATGATAGGACCACCTACGCGGAAACCCGTCTGATAGTCCTTAAACTCGGTAGCTTTGGTGAGGTAATCCGTAGCATCCTGACGCAGCAGGTTCTCGTTACGACCAAAGGCAAAAACCGAGCCTTCTACTTTGTTGGTACCGGAGCGCGTAATGGCGTTAATACCGCCGCCCGTGAAGCCGCCCTGGCGTACATCGTAGGGGGCCAGTACTACCTGGAATTCCTGGATAGCGTCCAGCGAAATAGGCTGGGTGCCTGCCTGGCCACCAGGCGTGCCGCTGGGGGCCAAACCGAACAGGTCGTTGTTTACAGCCCCGTCAATGGAGATGTTGTTGTAGCGGTTGCTACGGCCGCCCAGGGAGTTACCGTTGGCCTGCGGGGTCAGACGGGTGAAATCCTGGAAGCTACGGCTGATGGTGGGCAAACGCTCAATCTGCTCGCGCTGTACCGTGGTAGCGGCACCGGTGCGGTTGGAGTTGATAACCGGATCCTGCGCACTGGTTACAGTTACGCCGGCCAGCTCCGTTGTCTCTTCGCTGAGGTTGATGTCCAGACGCTGGTTCTGACCCAGCGACAAAGACAACCCTTCCCGAACTGCCTCTTTGTAGCCAATGAAGGTTACGCGCACGGTGTAGGGACCACCTACCCGCATGTTCTGAATGTTGAACCGGCCCTCGGCATTAGTGGGGGCCACATACTGGGTGTTGGTAGGCGTATGAACGGCTATAACCGTTGCTCCTGGCAAGCCCGCGCCGGCCTTGTCGGTAATAATACCGTTCATGGCCGCGGTGGTCGTACCCTGGCTCCACCCCATCTGCGCTGAAAGTACTGTCAGCAGCAGAAGGAGAAAGTGGCGTAAACCTAAATTCTTCATAAAAAGGGAAATTGGTGAAAAATGAGGATGCCTCGAAATCGGACGCAAAAGTACGGATACCCGCCCGGGCTACATGTTATCGAATTATTAACAATGTGCTCCAGATGCGCCCATACCCCGATTTGGCCGCAAAGGTACGCCTAACTATTAGATTCTGGGTCGTACCGCTTTAATAAATCGACTTAGATAATAGTCAGATTCCAGGCTGTTTTCCACTACGCCAAGGGAAGTGGAAGAGTGGATGAATTGCACTCCTTCGGTAGATACGTCTGTTACCAAACCTACGTGCGTAATAGTGCCACTGCCCGGCGAAGCCCCAAAAAAGATCAGGTCGCCGGCCTGTAACTCCTGCGGGCGGATGGGGGTGCCCCACAAGGCCTGCTCATTAGAGGAGCGCGGAATAGGCACCTGAATGGCATTAAAAGAAGCCAGAAGCAGGCCCGAGCAATCCATACCCATGCGGGTGGTGCCGCCGTACTTATAAGGCGTGCCCTGGTAGGAGCGGGCCGTTTCGATAACGGTATTGATTTCCCGGCGGGTTGGGGCTGCGCTGCCTTTGCGCTTGGCTACCACTTTGCTGCGGCCGGCCGGCGTAGTGCGCACGGTCTTGCTCTTGCGGGCTCCGCCGCGGCGGCGCTCCTCGGCTTTAATGCGGGCCATCTCACGGGCCGATACATAATGGCCGTTGCGGTAATTTACTTTTCGGGTGCTGTTACAGCCCGTCAGAAACAGCACCAGAGCCAGTGTGGTATAGTAAAACCAATGAACCCTGAACGTCGAAACCTGTACCTTAGCAGAGTAATGCCTCATCGGGGCAAAGATAAGCGAGTTCCTCATCAAGCAGAAAATGTCTGAGTTTCAAATCATCACCCCGGCGCTGATAGAGGCCTTTGAGCGCATAGTAGGCGTCACGCACGTTCTCACGGCCCAGCGCGTGGATGCCGACGTGTATGCCGACTACGGCCGGGACCATACCGAAGACTTGCATTTTGAGCCGGGTGTTGTACTTCGGCCGGGTAACGCCGAAGAGGTCAGTCAGATTGTGCGGCTGTGCCACGAAAACCATCTGCCGGTTACGCCCCGCGGTGCCGGCACGGGGCTGAGCGGCGGCGCTTTGCCCGTGCATCAGGGGGTAGTAATAAGCGTGGAGCGGCTCAACAAAATCATTGAGATAGATGAGCGCAACCTGCAGGCTACCGTAGAGCCCGGGGTTGTAAACGAGGTGTTTCAGAATGCGGTGAAAGAAGTTGGCCTTTTCTACCCGCCCGACCCTGCCAGCAAAGGCAGCTGCTTTCTGGGCGGCAACTTGGCCCACAGTAGCGGTGGCCCCAAGGCCGTGAAGTATGGCACCACCAAGGACTATGTGCTAAACCTGCAGGTAGTGCTGCCCACCGGCGACATTATCTGGACGGCAGCCAATACCCTGAAAAATTCCACCGGCTACAATCTTACCCAACTTATGGTGGGCTCAGAAGGTACACTGGGGATTATCACCAAGGCTGTGTTTCGACTGCTGCCGTATCCGCAGCACAATATTCTGATGCTGGTGCCTTTCCGCCGGGAGGAGCAGGCCGCCGAAGCGGTGGCGGCTGTGTTCCGGGCCGGCATTATTCCCTCCGGTATGGAGTTTATGGAGCGGGAAGCCATTGCCTGGTCTTCTGATTATCTGAAAATCCCCCTGACGCTGCCCGAGGACATCCGGGCCCACCTCCTGATTGAGTTGGACGGGCAGGATCTGGACCAGCTATACAAAGAAGCGGAGCAGGTATACAGGGTACTGGAAGGCTACGACGTAGGTGAAATCCTGCTGGCCGACAATGCCACCCAGAAAGACGAGCTGTGGAAGATCCGCCGCAACATCGGCAATTCCGTGCGCTATAACTCCGTGTATAAGGAAGAGGACACCGTAGTGCCCCGGGCCGCGCTGCCCACCCTGCTGAAAGGAGTAAAGGAAATTGGCGCGCGCTACGGTTTCAAAAGCGTGTGCTACGGCCATGCCGGCGACGGCAACCTGCACGTGAACATCATCCGGGGCAACCTGACCGACGAGGAATGGAATGTAGGGTTGCGTCAGCCCATCACGGAGATTTTTGAGCTTTGCGTAAAGCTGGGCGGTACTATCTCCGGAGAGCATGGCATCGGGCTGGTGCAGAAAGGCTATATCGGCATTGCGCTGAAAGAAGCCAACCTGAACCTGATGCGCGGCATTAAGCAGGTGTTCGACCCGCATGGCATCATGAACCCCGGCAAAATCTTTTAACCAACCGTGCTGCTTCCTTCGTTGCCTTCTGCATGCTAGCTCCCCACCTCATCGATTTTTCGAAACTGGGGGAACCCGATATCGGTTTTATTTCTGTGGCCGAGGAAGGCCGTACGCTGCCCTTCGTGCCCAAACGCACCTTCTGGACTTACCATACCCCGGAAACCATTGTGCGGGGCCGCCACGCGCACTACAAAACCGAGCAGGTGCTGGTGGCGCTGTCGGGGCGCATTATTGTGGTCATTGAGCGCCCTGATGGGAAGCTGCTCAGCTTTCGCCTCGACAGTCCGCACCAAGGCGTGTACATCCCGCCGAACAGCTGGCACACCATGCAGTACTCCGAAACCGCCATCCAGCTCACGTTTGCTTCCGAGCTTTATGATGAGGCGGACTATATCCGCAGCTACGAGCTGTTTCGGGAAGTATGGGGCCAGAAGTAAGTGCTGGTCAGCCCAAAAACAGCTAGTAAATAAGATTATTAAAAAGCAGGTCGGCTCTTTTTCCTCTCCTAATGGAAAGGATAAAGCCGGCCTGCTTTTGGGGGGCCTCTCTATACCGTTGGCTGGCCAAGGAGGCCGAATTGCTTATTGCTGCGTTTTCAGTTCGTCTTCGCCGCCGTAGGGTGTGCCGGTATTCAGGTTACCGCGCAGGCCGCCGGCTGAAATACCAGGCCCTTCCCGCTGGGCTTTTTCCGTCCCGGGGGAAGGTAGCTCATGCGCCGTTTGGTCGGTTACCTGGTCGGGCGTAGCGGGCTGGCCGCTCCCCGTGAGCAGTACCGCTTCCTGGTCAAGCGGTCCGGCTATTTCTTCCACTCGCTGGAGGTAGTGGCGCTTCGCAGCTTCCTCGCTCATGCCTTTGTATTTGCTCCAGGAGTCCCATTGCGCCTGCGACATACCTTGGGGGCCGTCAGGGTTGTCGTGCTCCTCGGTATCTACGGTATCCGGCTGGGTATCATGGTCGCCTTGGGTGGCTTGTTTATATAAGCCGTAGAGCTCCGTCATATGGGGGCCGACCTGCTCCTCGGGTAAGCCGTCTACGCGCGCTACCGCGGCTTCAAATTGCTGTTGTAAATCCATTTGTTGCTGCAGATTCATAGGAAGGAAAAGCTAAAGAAGAGGATTATAGTAGGCTTTACTCTGGGGCTGCGGGTTTGGTTACGAGGGGCGGATGCACTTTTTCAAAACTTGCTACCCGATACTTCGTACTTTTGCCCGCTAATTATGTGTGGAATCACCGGAGTATTCGCTTTTACTGAAGCAGGCCGCAACTCGCTGGCTTCGCTTCATGCTTCTACTGACGCTATCAGCAGCCGCGGGCCTGATTCGCAGGGACACTATGTATACGATAGGGTAGGCCTGGGCCACCGGCGCCTGAGCATCCTGGACCTATCGTGTGACGGCAACCAGCCGATGACCGATGCGGCCGGCCGCTACACTATCATCTTCAACGGGGAGATTTTCAACTTCCGGGAACTGCGCCAAAAGCTGGTGAAGAAAGGCTACACCTTTCATTCGCAGACGGATACTGAAGTTATTCTGCAATTGTATATCACCGAAGGCCGCGGCTTTCTGAAAAAGCTGAATGGCTTTTTCTCGCTGGCTATCTACGATAAGGAAGAAGATTCCCTGTTCATTGCCCGCGACCGGATGGGCGTGAAGCCTCTGCTGGTGTACCGCGACGAGGACAAGATGCTCTTCGGCTCGGAAATGAAGGCCCTGATGGCCCTCGGCGTGCCGCGCAAGCTGGACTACGCCGCGCTCAGCCATTACCTGCAGCTCAACTACATTCCCGGCCCGGCCACCATTTTCAAAGGAGTGAAAAAACTCCTGCCGGGCCATTACCTGTATATAAAGGGCGAGAAGGTAGTTCGCAAGGCCTGGTATCGTATTCCCTATGACCCCAAGAAGGTTGCTAAAAACAAGCTCACCTACGAGCAGCAGCAGCAAAAGCTGGTGGAGCTGATGGATGAGTCGGTGGCGCGCCGTTTGGTAGCCGATGTGCCGCTGGGCTCTTTTCTGAGTGGTGGTATTGATTCATCGGTTATTACGGCGCTGGCGGCCCGCCATACCCCGCACCTCAATACCTTCAGCATCGGTTTCCGGGACGAGCCCTTCTTCGATGAGACGAAGTACGCCAACCTGGTAGCCAAAATGCATAAGACCAATCACACGGTCTTCTCTCTCACTAATCAGGACCTCTACGACCACATCTTCGATGTGCTCAACTACATTGACGAGCCTTTTGCGGATTCTTCGGCGCTGGCCGTGTACATCCTCAGCAAGCGCACCCGCGAAAAAGTAACCGTAGCCCTTTCCGGCGACGGCGCCGATGAATTGTTTGCCGGCTACAACAAGCACATGGCTGAGTGGCAGGTGCGCCGTGGTGGTCCTAAAGCAGAGGCCGTTGCTGGTCTGGGTATTCTGTGGGAGTTGCTGCCCAAGTCACGCAACTCTTTTATTGGCAATAAAGTCCGGCAGTTTCAGCGCTTCTCCCGCGGTATGAGCAGCGGCCCAAAAGACCGTTACTGGGACTGGGCTTCCTTGGCTTCGGAGCAGGATGCCCGTAGCCTGCTCAGCGCTGCCTCCAAGCGTAAAGTGGGTAAAAAGCTGGTGGAAAAGCGCCGCAAGGACATCCTCCAGCACCTGCGCGCCGACGGCGACCTGAACGAGGTACTCCTCACAGACATGAACCTGGTGCTGCCCTACGACATGAATGCGAAGGTGGACCTCATGAGCATGGCTAACTCGCTGGAAGTACGCAGCCCCTTCCTGGATGTGAACGTAGTGAACTTCGCCTTCTCGCTACCCGTTGAAAGCAAAATCGACGCGAAGATTAAGAAGAAAATTGTGCAGGATGCCTTCCGGCCCATGCTGCCCGAGGAATTATATAAGCGCCCGAAACACGGATTTGAAGTACCTTTGCTGAAATGGTTCCGCAATGAGCTCCGTCCTCTCATCGAAGATGACCTGCTTTCGGATGCCTTTATCGAGTCGCAGGGAATATTTGATGTGGATGCGATTCGCCGACTTAAAGTACAGCTCTTCTCCCGCAATCCCGGCGACGTGCATGCCCGCATCTGGGCGCTGATTGTGTTCCAGCACTGGTGGAAGAAGTGGATGATGTAACGCACATTTTTTTCACCAATAACAGACTTTCAAACGCATAAAGGCGATATGAAAATAGCAGTAGTAGGTACCGGATATGTAGGCCTTGTAACGGGAACATGCTTTGCTGAAGTCGGCATTGATGTAACCTGTATCGATATCGACCAGAAGAAAATAGATAACCTACACAACGGTATCCTGCCCATTTACGAGCCAGGCCTGGAGGAAATGGTGTCGCGCAATGTGGCAGCTGACCGACTGCATTTCTCTACCAATCTTGGTGAGGCTATTAAAGATTGCGACGTTGCATTTATTGCTGTCGGCACGCCTCCCGGCGAAGATGGCTCCGCTGATCTGAAATATGTTCTGGCCGTAGCTCGTGGCATTGGTGAGCACATGACGGACTATGGCGTTATTGTGACCAAAAGTACGGTTCCGGTAGGCACAGCAGCCAAAGTGCGCAAAGAAATTGAGCGGGCCCTGGAAAAGCGT
The Hymenobacter sp. DG25B genome window above contains:
- a CDS encoding C40 family peptidase, which encodes MRHYSAKVQVSTFRVHWFYYTTLALVLFLTGCNSTRKVNYRNGHYVSAREMARIKAEERRRGGARKSKTVRTTPAGRSKVVAKRKGSAAPTRREINTVIETARSYQGTPYKYGGTTRMGMDCSGLLLASFNAIQVPIPRSSNEQALWGTPIRPQELQAGDLIFFGASPGSGTITHVGLVTDVSTEGVQFIHSSTSLGVVENSLESDYYLSRFIKAVRPRI
- a CDS encoding FAD-binding oxidoreductase, whose translation is MSEFQIITPALIEAFERIVGVTHVLTAQRVDADVYADYGRDHTEDLHFEPGVVLRPGNAEEVSQIVRLCHENHLPVTPRGAGTGLSGGALPVHQGVVISVERLNKIIEIDERNLQATVEPGVVNEVFQNAVKEVGLFYPPDPASKGSCFLGGNLAHSSGGPKAVKYGTTKDYVLNLQVVLPTGDIIWTAANTLKNSTGYNLTQLMVGSEGTLGIITKAVFRLLPYPQHNILMLVPFRREEQAAEAVAAVFRAGIIPSGMEFMEREAIAWSSDYLKIPLTLPEDIRAHLLIELDGQDLDQLYKEAEQVYRVLEGYDVGEILLADNATQKDELWKIRRNIGNSVRYNSVYKEEDTVVPRAALPTLLKGVKEIGARYGFKSVCYGHAGDGNLHVNIIRGNLTDEEWNVGLRQPITEIFELCVKLGGTISGEHGIGLVQKGYIGIALKEANLNLMRGIKQVFDPHGIMNPGKIF
- a CDS encoding sugar 3,4-ketoisomerase, with the protein product MLAPHLIDFSKLGEPDIGFISVAEEGRTLPFVPKRTFWTYHTPETIVRGRHAHYKTEQVLVALSGRIIVVIERPDGKLLSFRLDSPHQGVYIPPNSWHTMQYSETAIQLTFASELYDEADYIRSYELFREVWGQK
- a CDS encoding acyl-CoA-binding protein, which translates into the protein MNLQQQMDLQQQFEAAVARVDGLPEEQVGPHMTELYGLYKQATQGDHDTQPDTVDTEEHDNPDGPQGMSQAQWDSWSKYKGMSEEAAKRHYLQRVEEIAGPLDQEAVLLTGSGQPATPDQVTDQTAHELPSPGTEKAQREGPGISAGGLRGNLNTGTPYGGEDELKTQQ
- the asnB gene encoding asparagine synthase (glutamine-hydrolyzing); protein product: MCGITGVFAFTEAGRNSLASLHASTDAISSRGPDSQGHYVYDRVGLGHRRLSILDLSCDGNQPMTDAAGRYTIIFNGEIFNFRELRQKLVKKGYTFHSQTDTEVILQLYITEGRGFLKKLNGFFSLAIYDKEEDSLFIARDRMGVKPLLVYRDEDKMLFGSEMKALMALGVPRKLDYAALSHYLQLNYIPGPATIFKGVKKLLPGHYLYIKGEKVVRKAWYRIPYDPKKVAKNKLTYEQQQQKLVELMDESVARRLVADVPLGSFLSGGIDSSVITALAARHTPHLNTFSIGFRDEPFFDETKYANLVAKMHKTNHTVFSLTNQDLYDHIFDVLNYIDEPFADSSALAVYILSKRTREKVTVALSGDGADELFAGYNKHMAEWQVRRGGPKAEAVAGLGILWELLPKSRNSFIGNKVRQFQRFSRGMSSGPKDRYWDWASLASEQDARSLLSAASKRKVGKKLVEKRRKDILQHLRADGDLNEVLLTDMNLVLPYDMNAKVDLMSMANSLEVRSPFLDVNVVNFAFSLPVESKIDAKIKKKIVQDAFRPMLPEELYKRPKHGFEVPLLKWFRNELRPLIEDDLLSDAFIESQGIFDVDAIRRLKVQLFSRNPGDVHARIWALIVFQHWWKKWMM